One Deltaproteobacteria bacterium genomic region harbors:
- a CDS encoding cupredoxin domain-containing protein, translating to MKTTTIAMLMALATSLSAHAEIVSCKGYTNADQKTQVLLTINPPKQKGEIRFISSSGSVTHGLKLTDVYYPAPNTLRYADFGGFSHLDFLVEGGVIKKNSFTHGLYFANTELDCKITGQFPSAPSCGKNPSETLVDILREGRSYQTLRALNYQLACGADVNFTDKYGCTPLLYAMDQYCGGNTIPAAHTITDLPRIVDRLISEGAFVDIVDPNKNETALLKAAKLGVRNVYDSFIAAEANFDFQDNDGMTPLMWSAYLGDDWAVKDILEARPDRRLKNKKGQTAFDIATHWQKERVIDLVRIPDVTVEVAGANDGTCSPLKIEANEGQTVEIVLKATDKMFKFDAEELGLDLMADRNGKASQIVKLETAGTYNFTCGIHHASQYSTGEIIVK from the coding sequence ATGAAAACTACAACCATAGCCATGTTAATGGCGCTAGCGACAAGTCTCAGTGCCCATGCCGAAATAGTTTCGTGCAAGGGCTATACTAATGCAGACCAAAAAACTCAGGTCCTACTTACGATCAATCCGCCTAAGCAAAAGGGCGAGATTCGATTTATTTCTTCGAGTGGCTCAGTTACGCACGGACTGAAACTCACTGATGTTTACTATCCTGCGCCGAATACATTGCGGTACGCTGATTTCGGAGGATTTTCTCACCTAGATTTCCTCGTTGAGGGTGGAGTCATAAAGAAAAACTCCTTCACTCATGGCCTTTACTTTGCAAACACAGAACTTGATTGCAAGATTACGGGTCAATTCCCTTCTGCACCTTCTTGCGGAAAGAACCCGAGCGAAACGCTAGTCGATATTCTTAGAGAAGGACGATCTTACCAGACACTTCGAGCTTTAAATTACCAGCTTGCTTGCGGAGCTGACGTCAACTTCACAGACAAGTATGGTTGCACACCATTACTTTATGCGATGGACCAATATTGCGGGGGAAATACGATTCCCGCAGCTCATACAATTACGGATCTCCCACGAATTGTAGATCGCCTTATCTCTGAAGGCGCTTTTGTTGATATTGTTGACCCAAACAAAAATGAAACGGCTCTTTTAAAAGCGGCAAAACTTGGAGTTCGCAACGTGTATGACTCTTTCATTGCTGCCGAGGCAAATTTTGATTTTCAAGACAATGATGGAATGACCCCGCTTATGTGGTCTGCCTATCTTGGAGATGATTGGGCAGTAAAGGATATTTTAGAGGCTCGTCCAGATAGACGATTAAAGAACAAGAAAGGTCAGACGGCTTTCGATATTGCTACACATTGGCAAAAGGAGCGCGTGATTGACCTCGTTAGAATTCCTGATGTGACAGTGGAAGTGGCCGGTGCAAACGACGGTACATGCTCACCTCTCAAAATTGAAGCAAACGAAGGCCAAACAGTAGAAATTGTGCTTAAAGCGACTGACAAAATGTTTAAGTTCGATGCGGAAGAGCTTGGTCTTGATTTGATGGCTGATCGTAACGGGAAAGCTTCTCAAATTGTAAAGCTTGAAACAGCAGGTACCTATAACTTTACCTGCGGTATCCATCATGCCAGCCAGTATTCAACTGGCGAGATCATAGTGAAATAG
- a CDS encoding efflux RND transporter permease subunit: protein MLDRIIRFSLTHRLLVLTVGVIITAYGLFTVSKMPVDVFPDLNRPTVNIMTEAAGMAPEEVETLVTLPLETVLNGLPGVERVRSTTGIGLSVIYVEFGWDTEIYRNRQLVAEKLQLAKEKLPQGVTPVMGPIASIMGEIQLIGLSSPNQEVSALDLRTFADWTIRPRLLSVPGVAQVIAIGGGVKQYQILLSAEKIQKNQLPLEEIEKALSKISLNTTGGYIDQDKKEFLIRNIGTIKSEDDILNSVVGLHLGRPVYVRDIAEVKLGPQIKRGDGSVNGKPSVILSIQKQPGSNTVELTEKIDAALKELEKSLPKGAEFHRDLFKQAHFIEAAVDNVKEALRDGTILVFVVLFMFLLNFRTTAITLTAIPLSFLVTAIVFHFFGLSVNTMTLGGLAVAIGELVDDAIVDVENVFRRLKENKGLKNPESTLQVVYNASSEVRNSIVFATIIVVLVFLPLFYMSGIEGRLFIPLGVAYIVSLIASLIVSLTITPVLCSLLLAKDKLIEHEDGKLVRTLKNWDRKLLVKSLDHPKIVFWTVGALFILSLALIPFMGRDFLPKFNEGTATVNVLAQPGISLEESNKLGTQAEEILLKIPEVKSVARRTGRAELDEHAEGVHYSEIDVDFKEGGRSRDIVLYEMREKLESVSGVFSNIGQPISHRLDHLLSGVRAQIAIKVFGPDLNTLRGKAAEIYKALDGTSGLVDLQVEQQVLIPQVKIQLLRDEAGQFGIVAGELSETLEKALNGEVVAQVLDQQRTFNVYMRFDDKSRANLDLIKQTVLKIMPDGRKVTLEKVADVFESQGPNQINRENAQRRIVVSANSSGRDLDSLVTEVQSRIQKQVQIPDGYFVQYGGQFESQKSASRLILFLGILSLIGIFIVLYAHFKSSFIAVQIMLNIPMALIGSLVAIYLSDRIFSIATMVAFITLCGIASRNGIMMISHYLHLMKYEGEKFTKEMVIRGSLERLVPVLMTALTAILGLMPLVLAKGAPGKEILHPVAVVIVGGLLSSTLLDMFVTPAVFFRYGRKSAERNLEAKNTELKPTQH from the coding sequence GTGCTTGACCGAATCATTCGATTTTCACTGACCCATAGGCTTCTGGTACTAACTGTCGGGGTCATCATCACAGCCTACGGTCTTTTCACTGTTAGCAAAATGCCTGTCGATGTCTTTCCAGATCTCAATCGTCCTACAGTGAATATCATGACGGAAGCTGCGGGCATGGCTCCAGAGGAAGTTGAAACGCTAGTCACGCTTCCATTAGAAACAGTTCTCAATGGACTGCCTGGAGTCGAGCGAGTGCGCTCTACAACTGGTATCGGACTCTCTGTCATTTATGTCGAATTTGGATGGGACACTGAAATTTACCGTAACCGCCAACTTGTCGCCGAAAAGCTTCAGCTCGCAAAAGAAAAGCTTCCTCAGGGTGTAACTCCTGTGATGGGTCCTATTGCGTCTATCATGGGAGAAATTCAACTCATCGGTCTCTCTTCTCCAAATCAAGAAGTGAGCGCATTGGACTTAAGAACTTTTGCTGATTGGACCATTCGACCGCGCCTACTGTCCGTTCCAGGAGTAGCCCAGGTCATCGCAATTGGCGGCGGAGTAAAGCAGTATCAAATATTGCTCTCAGCCGAAAAAATTCAAAAGAACCAGCTTCCCCTAGAGGAAATTGAAAAAGCTCTTTCAAAAATCAGCCTCAATACAACTGGTGGATACATTGACCAAGATAAAAAAGAGTTTCTGATTCGCAATATTGGGACAATTAAATCCGAAGATGACATCTTGAATTCTGTTGTGGGCTTACATCTGGGTCGGCCCGTATATGTCAGAGACATAGCAGAAGTTAAGCTGGGACCGCAGATCAAACGCGGCGACGGAAGTGTGAATGGAAAACCGTCTGTTATTTTGAGCATTCAAAAACAACCAGGCAGCAATACTGTTGAGTTGACGGAAAAAATTGATGCGGCCCTTAAGGAACTTGAAAAGTCCCTTCCCAAAGGCGCCGAATTTCATCGAGATCTTTTTAAGCAAGCTCATTTCATAGAAGCTGCTGTGGATAACGTCAAAGAAGCCCTGCGCGATGGAACCATTCTAGTTTTCGTAGTCCTATTTATGTTCCTTCTGAATTTTAGAACAACAGCTATCACCCTGACTGCTATTCCGCTCTCTTTCCTTGTTACAGCCATCGTATTTCATTTCTTCGGCCTTTCCGTTAACACGATGACCTTGGGTGGGCTGGCAGTTGCTATCGGCGAATTGGTAGATGATGCCATCGTCGATGTTGAAAATGTCTTTCGCCGACTAAAAGAGAACAAAGGTCTAAAAAATCCAGAAAGCACGCTTCAAGTTGTCTACAACGCTTCATCGGAAGTTAGAAACTCCATTGTATTTGCAACGATCATTGTGGTCCTTGTTTTCCTTCCGCTGTTTTATATGAGCGGGATTGAAGGGCGATTGTTCATTCCACTTGGGGTAGCATATATCGTGTCCCTTATCGCTTCTCTAATCGTTTCTCTTACTATTACTCCAGTCCTTTGTTCGTTGCTCTTAGCAAAGGACAAACTGATCGAGCATGAGGACGGAAAGCTCGTTAGGACCTTAAAAAATTGGGATCGGAAACTTCTGGTGAAATCGCTCGATCATCCTAAGATTGTTTTTTGGACCGTCGGAGCACTTTTTATTTTGTCGTTGGCTTTGATTCCCTTTATGGGCCGAGATTTCTTGCCCAAATTCAATGAAGGTACGGCAACCGTAAACGTCTTAGCTCAGCCAGGAATTTCTTTAGAAGAATCAAATAAGCTTGGAACTCAGGCAGAAGAAATTCTTCTTAAAATCCCAGAGGTCAAATCTGTTGCCCGACGAACTGGTCGCGCCGAACTCGACGAACACGCCGAAGGAGTTCATTATTCAGAAATTGACGTAGATTTCAAAGAAGGCGGCAGAAGTAGAGATATCGTTTTATACGAGATGCGCGAAAAACTTGAATCTGTATCCGGCGTTTTCTCAAACATAGGCCAGCCTATTTCTCACAGACTCGATCACCTTTTGTCAGGTGTGCGCGCTCAGATTGCCATCAAAGTATTTGGACCTGATCTCAATACCCTTCGGGGAAAAGCCGCAGAAATATATAAGGCACTTGATGGAACAAGTGGGCTTGTTGATTTACAAGTTGAACAGCAGGTGCTCATTCCTCAAGTCAAAATTCAGCTTCTTCGTGATGAGGCCGGACAATTTGGCATTGTTGCCGGAGAACTTTCAGAAACTCTTGAGAAGGCGCTTAACGGAGAAGTTGTCGCTCAAGTTTTAGATCAGCAAAGGACGTTTAATGTTTATATGCGCTTTGATGACAAGTCTCGCGCCAACCTTGATCTTATCAAACAAACGGTTCTTAAAATCATGCCTGATGGTCGGAAGGTCACTCTTGAAAAAGTAGCCGATGTGTTCGAGTCACAGGGACCAAATCAAATCAACCGGGAAAATGCCCAAAGACGCATTGTTGTTTCAGCGAACTCTTCAGGACGAGACTTAGATAGTCTTGTCACTGAAGTTCAAAGCCGCATCCAAAAACAAGTTCAGATTCCAGACGGATATTTCGTTCAGTACGGTGGACAATTTGAAAGTCAAAAGTCGGCAAGTCGCTTGATTTTGTTTTTGGGTATCCTATCCTTAATCGGCATTTTTATAGTGCTCTACGCGCACTTCAAGTCTTCGTTCATCGCCGTTCAGATTATGCTTAATATTCCGATGGCACTCATCGGAAGCCTCGTTGCGATTTACCTCTCTGATCGAATCTTTTCAATTGCGACGATGGTGGCATTCATCACTCTATGCGGTATCGCTAGTCGAAATGGCATCATGATGATTTCGCACTACTTGCACCTCATGAAGTACGAGGGCGAAAAGTTTACGAAGGAAATGGTCATTCGAGGGTCACTGGAGCGGCTCGTACCTGTTCTCATGACAGCGCTCACTGCGATCTTGGGGCTAATGCCTCTAGTTCTCGCAAAAGGCGCTCCTGGAAAAGAAATTCTTCACCCAGTAGCTGTAGTCATCGTGGGCGGACTTTTGAGTTCGACTCTCTTAGATATGTTTGTAACTCCAGCTGTTTTTTTTCGATACGGCAGAAAATCTGCGGAGCGAAATTTAGAGGCTAAAAATACGGAATTAAAACCAACACAACATTAG
- a CDS encoding metal-sensitive transcriptional regulator → MLEKEKAHGRSKKPVSKVQVNHEAHDHPDHSAHIKRLSRVKGQIEGIERMIVDRRYCTDIIAQLKAASAALKAVESEVFKSHLRGCVKSAFNGNDTFEAEEKIQEIIKLIY, encoded by the coding sequence ATGTTGGAAAAAGAGAAAGCTCATGGAAGAAGCAAAAAGCCTGTGTCAAAAGTCCAGGTCAATCACGAAGCGCATGACCATCCAGATCACTCTGCTCATATCAAGAGACTTAGCCGAGTGAAGGGACAAATCGAGGGCATCGAGCGGATGATTGTAGATCGCAGGTATTGCACTGACATCATTGCACAGTTGAAAGCGGCATCAGCGGCTCTAAAGGCTGTTGAGTCAGAAGTTTTCAAGTCTCATTTAAGGGGCTGCGTAAAGTCGGCGTTCAATGGAAACGATACTTTTGAGGCCGAAGAAAAGATCCAGGAGATCATTAAACTCATTTATTAA